In Candidatus Pacearchaeota archaeon, the genomic stretch GATTGGGCGATATTTTTGTTCAGGATGGATTCGGAGTTTGCCACCGCTCACATTCTTCAATGATAGGCATAACAAAATTTCTTCCTTCATATCCTGGATTATTACTCGAAGAAGAAATTAGGGTTTTATCTAATGCTTTAGTTTCTCCAGATAGGCCACTGGTTTCAATTATTGGAGGAGCAAAAGTTTCAACCAAAACTAGAGTAATTGAAAGATTGTTAGATAAATCAGATTATTTATTGTTGGGAGGGAAAATTGCTAATTCTCTATTAGTGGCTAAGGGCCAATGTATTAAAGATTTATTGAGCAGCGATGAAGAAAATTTAATGGAAATTGTTAAAGGAATAGATTTGACAAGTCCTAAGCTTCATTTGCCAATTGATGGAATAATGGCTTTGAACAATTTTGACGAAGAATACTCAAGGGTAGGGGCAGTTGGAACAGTAAGGCGAGAAGAAGGAATATTTGATATCGGACCAGAAACAGTAGAAAAATATATAGCTATATTAAGCGAGGCTAAAACAATAATTTGGAATGGACCTTTAGGTTTATTTGAAAAAAAACCTTTTGATAAAGGAACAGTGGATATTGCTAAAATGATAGGAGCAATCAATAGTCAAGTTTTTTCAATTATTGGAGGAGGAGAGACTGTTGAGGCAATACAACAATTAGGAATAGAGGATCAATTTGATCATATTTCAACTGGTGGAGGGGCAATGCTTGATTTTATGGCTGGGAAAGATTTGCCGGGAATAATGGCTTTAGAAGAGAATAGTAATAAAAAGAAAGATGTTGAAGATTAAAAATATTGATAAGGCGGCTGACAGAATAAGAGAAGCAGTTTTAAACAATGAACAAATAGTTATATATGGAGATTCTGATTTAGATGGGATATCTTCAATGGTGATAGTTAAAGAGTCAATAGATAATTTGATTTCTCTGCTTTCCAAAGAGAAGAAAGAATCTTTTCCCACTATTTTTGCTTTTTCTCCAGAAAGAAAAAGCGAAGGGTATGGATTGAATGATAAAGCTTTAGCTTTTATTAAATCAAAAGTTAATAAGGGTTTAATTATCACTCTTGATTGTGGAATAACTAATTTTAAAGAAATCGAAGACGCTAAAAATAGCGGATTTTCTGTTGTTGTAGTAGATCATCATAAGGCGATTGGAGGTATACCCGAAGCAGCAGAGATTGTTGTTGATCCGAAGCAACCAGACGATGACTACCCCTTCAAAGAATATGCTAACGTTGGTATTACTTTTAAATTATCAGAAGAATTATTGGGAGAAAAATTATCACCCATGTTAAGAGATAGTTTTTTAGAATTAACAGCTTTAGCAACCATCTCTGATATGATGCCTGAGGTGGGAGAAAATGAAGAATGGATTAAGGAGGGATTGGAAAAAATAGAATATAGTCAAAGACCAGCAATCAGAGCAATATTTTCAATTCTTAATCCAATGGATTTTGGATCAAAAAGAGATATGGTTTCAAAGATTAATAGCGCCTTAAACTCTGCAACGATTGAAAACCACATTCCTAAACCTTATTTATTTTTAATTGAGTCTGATTTTGATAAAGCTAAACAAGTTGCCCAAGAATTATTTTTAGAAAGTCACGAAAAGCAAAGAGAGATAGCAGTAATAACTAACGATTTAATAGAAAAGATTTCAATGAGCAATAACTCCAGTATTATTTTTGAGGGTTCTCATTTATGGGAGCCAGAATATTTAGGAGCAGCTGCTTCTCGTTTATGCAACTATTTTGAAAAGCCAGTTTTTCTTTATAAAAAAGGAGAGGAATTAAGTAGAGGAACAGTGAGGGTTCCTAAGGGAATGGATGCAGTTCAAGCTATGGAAAGCTGTAAGGAATTATTAGTGACTTTTGGAGGGCATCCTCCCGCAGCTGGATTTACAGTAAACAATAGCAATATTTTTAAATTTGAAGAATGTTTAAAAAAGTATTTTAATTGATATAAAGGAGTAATATTTTATACTAGGAGGCATATTGCCTCCTTTTTGTTTGGATGGTATAATATATTTTCCTAAGTTTTAAAACCTATGGATTTTAAACTAAAAGGGGAAATGAAACCAAAAGGAGACCAGCCTCAAGCTATTGAAAAGTTAGTTCAAGGCTTAAAACAGGGAATGGGAAAACAAACATTGCTTGGAGTTACTGGGTCTGGTAAGACTTTTACCATAGCGAATGTAATAGATAAGGTGCAGAAGCCGACACTGGTAATTTCGCATAACAAAACTTTGGCTGCTCAATTATGTAATGAGTTTAGGGAATTCTTTCCAGATAATGCGGTTGAATATTTTGTATCTTATTATGACTACTATCAGCCAGAAACATATATGGTTCATACAGATACGTATATAGAAAAAGAAGCCCAGATTAATGAAGAGATAGATAGATTAAGACATGCTTGCACTCAAGCATTAATGACCAGAAAAGACGTTATTATCGTTTGTTCTGTTTCTTGCATCTATGGATTAGGTTCTCCCGATGAATACAAGAAAGTAATGCATATTTTTAAAAAAGGAGAAAAGATTAGTCGCAAAGAAGTGGTCAGGAAATTAATTGATTTGCAGTTTGAAAGAACCAATGAAGATTTATTTTTGGGAAAATTTAGATTAAGAGGTCAGGTTTTAGAAATAATGCCAGTAAGCCAAAAAGTAATATATCGAATGAGTATTTCCGATAAAATCGATTCAATAGAATTAATCGACCCGATTAGAAGGAATGTTTTGGAAGAAGTTGATGAGATTTCTTTATTTGCCGCCAAGCACTATGTCTTAAATGACGAAACAAAAAAAGAAGCTTTAAAAGAAATAAGAGAAGAATTAGAAGAAAGGTTAAAGTTTTTTGAACGTGAAGGAAAATTATTGGAACACGAAAGATTGAAAAGAAGAGTCAATTATGATCTAGAGATGATTGAGAATATCGGTTATTGCCAAGGGATAGAAAACTATTCAAGACATTTTGATGGAAGAAAATTAGGACAGCCTCCCTTTACTCTGATAGATTATTTCAAAGCAGCCGATCCTGATTTTTTAACTGTTATCGATGAATCGCACGTTACTGTTCCTCAAATTGGGGGAATGTATTTTGGTGACAAATCAAGAAAGAAGTCTTTAATTGATTATGGTTTTCGTTTGGAGAGCGCATATGATAACCGACCATTGCAGTATTCTGAATTCGAAGCATTAACTAAAAGAAAGATATATGTTTCAGCGACACCAAAAGAAGAAGAACTGAGTCAAAGCGAACAAATAGTTGAACAGATAGTCAGACCAACTGGATTGATTGACCCAGAGGTTATCATTAGGCCGATTACAGCCAAAGGAGGTGATTCTCAGATAGATGACTTGATTAAAAGAATAGAAGATCAAGTTTCCATAAAAGAAAGAACTTTGGTCACTACTCTAACCAAGAGAATGGCTGAAGATTTAACAGATTATCTAGAAAAGAAAAAAATTAAAGTTAAGTATTTACATAGCGATATTAAAACATTAGAAAGAATTGACACAATTACCGAACTAAGAAGAGGAAGCATTGATGTTATTGTTGGAGTCAACCTATTAAGAGAAGGATTGGATATTCCTGAGGTTTCTTTGGTGGCAGTTCTTGATGCTGACAAAGAAGGATTTTTAAGAAACGAAACTAGTTTAATTCAAACTATTGGACGTGCGGCTAGAAATGTTAATGGTCGTGTTGTTTTGTATGCTGACAATATTACCAAATCAATTGAGAAAGCGGTTAGTGAAACCGCCAGAAGAAGAGAGATTCAATTAGAGTATAATAAGGAATATGGAATTACTCCAAAAACTATCGAAAAGAGCATTAAGAATATTTTAGAACAGTTTGGTCTTACTTCAAAACAATTAAAGTCCAAGAAACGTAATCAAAAAATATTAGAGATGGATTTAGAGGGAGATGCTAGATCAATAAAAGAGATACTGAAAGATAAGAAGCTTAAAATGAAGGAAGCGGCTGATAAATTGGAATTTGAATTGGCAGCCATCTTAAGGGATGAAATTAATCAATTGGAGAAAGAGGTAAAAAAAAAATAATATGCAGGATAAAATAATAATCAAAGGAGCAAGAGAACATAATTTAAAGAATGTTTCTCTGGAATTGCCCCGAAATAAAATGGTTGTGTTCACCGGATTGTCGGGTTCGGGAAAATCAAGCTTGGCTTTTGATACAATTTTTGCTGAAGGACAGAGAAGGTATATTGAATCTTTATCCTCATATGCTAGGCAGTTTTTAGGAGGAATGCAAAAACCAGACGTTGATGAAATAGAAGGATTGTCTCCAGCTATTTCAATTAGTCAGAAAGCTCATAGTAGTAATCCGCGTTCCACTGTTTCGACTATCACTGAGATATATGATTATTTAAGAGTTCTATACGCTAGAATTGGAAAACCTCACTGTCCTAATTGCGGGATTAGTATTGAAAAAATGACGACTGATGAGATATTTAAAAAAACAGAAGAGTTACTCAAAGAAGAGGGACCTTTGTTTATTTTATCTCCAGTAGTAAGAGGAAGAAAGGGAGAATATTTTCAAATGCTTCAGGATACTTACGAAGCTGGTTTTTCTGAAGTGAGAATTGATGGGAAGATAAGAAGTATGAAAGAAAGAATACCTTTAGAAAAAGCAAAGATTCATACTATTGAAATTGTAATTGATAAGATATATTTTTCTAAGATTGATGATGATTTTGAATTTAGATTGAATGAAGCTATTGAAACAGCAATTGATATGTCTGATGGTCTTTGTACGATTATTTTCCCCAATAAAGAAGAAAAGATATTCAGCACGCAATATTCTTGTCCTAAATGCGGATTCAGTTTTCCTGAAATAGAGCCGAGATTATTCAGTTTTAATAGTCCATATGGTGCTTGTCCTGAATGTAATGGATTGGGGACTGAAAATCCTTTTTCAACTAATCCTTGTCCAGTTTGCGAAGGAAAGAGATTAAATAATAATGCTTTATCGATTAAAGTTAATAATAAGAATATTTGGGAGGCAACCAATATGACCGTTGAGAAGGCTTTAGAATTCTTTTCTAAAACAGGAGAAGAGATAAGCAAGAAAGATAAAGAAATTGCTGAGGTTATTTTTAATGAGATAAAGAATAGACTTCAATTTATGATTGACGTTGGTTTGCACTATATCACTCTAAATAGAATGTCCGGAACTTTATCGGGTGGAGAATCGCAAAGAATCCGTTTAGCTTCACAGGTTGGAACTAAATTAGTCGGAGCATTGTATGTTTTGGATGAACCGACCATCGGATTACATCAGAGAGATAATGAAATGTTGGTTAAAACATTAAGAAATCTATGTGATATTGGAAACAGCATTATCGTTGTCGAGCATGATGAAGATACGATTATGACCAGTGATTGGGTTGTTGATTTTGGTCCTCGAGCCGGACAACATGGGGGAGAAATAATGTTTTCTGGTCCTTTAAATAATTTATTGTTAAAAGGAAAAGAGACTTCAAATTGCAAACAATATGGAAGTGCTCAGAAATCTTTAACCGGAAAGTATTTAAGAGGAGAAGAAAAGATAGAAATACCTAAAGAAAAAAGAGGGGTTCACAGTGCTATGCCGAAATTGAAAATTATTGGTGCTACGGAAAATAATTTAAAAAACATTAACGTTGACATTCCTTTGGGCAGGCTAGTTTGCTTGACCGGTGTTTCTGGTTCAGGAAAATCAACCCTAATGAATAATATTATATA encodes the following:
- a CDS encoding DHH family phosphoesterase, which translates into the protein MLKIKNIDKAADRIREAVLNNEQIVIYGDSDLDGISSMVIVKESIDNLISLLSKEKKESFPTIFAFSPERKSEGYGLNDKALAFIKSKVNKGLIITLDCGITNFKEIEDAKNSGFSVVVVDHHKAIGGIPEAAEIVVDPKQPDDDYPFKEYANVGITFKLSEELLGEKLSPMLRDSFLELTALATISDMMPEVGENEEWIKEGLEKIEYSQRPAIRAIFSILNPMDFGSKRDMVSKINSALNSATIENHIPKPYLFLIESDFDKAKQVAQELFLESHEKQREIAVITNDLIEKISMSNNSSIIFEGSHLWEPEYLGAAASRLCNYFEKPVFLYKKGEELSRGTVRVPKGMDAVQAMESCKELLVTFGGHPPAAGFTVNNSNIFKFEECLKKYFN
- the uvrA gene encoding excinuclease ABC subunit UvrA — encoded protein: MQDKIIIKGAREHNLKNVSLELPRNKMVVFTGLSGSGKSSLAFDTIFAEGQRRYIESLSSYARQFLGGMQKPDVDEIEGLSPAISISQKAHSSNPRSTVSTITEIYDYLRVLYARIGKPHCPNCGISIEKMTTDEIFKKTEELLKEEGPLFILSPVVRGRKGEYFQMLQDTYEAGFSEVRIDGKIRSMKERIPLEKAKIHTIEIVIDKIYFSKIDDDFEFRLNEAIETAIDMSDGLCTIIFPNKEEKIFSTQYSCPKCGFSFPEIEPRLFSFNSPYGACPECNGLGTENPFSTNPCPVCEGKRLNNNALSIKVNNKNIWEATNMTVEKALEFFSKTGEEISKKDKEIAEVIFNEIKNRLQFMIDVGLHYITLNRMSGTLSGGESQRIRLASQVGTKLVGALYVLDEPTIGLHQRDNEMLVKTLRNLCDIGNSIIVVEHDEDTIMTSDWVVDFGPRAGQHGGEIMFSGPLNNLLLKGKETSNCKQYGSAQKSLTGKYLRGEEKIEIPKEKRGVHSAMPKLKIIGATENNLKNINVDIPLGRLVCLTGVSGSGKSTLMNNIIYKYVTGKLNRFKRDIKVKEIKNIEYLNRVVRVDQSLIGRSSRSNPATYTKVYDEIRNLFSVTPEARMKGYKPGRFSFNRPGGRCENCEGKGTLEIEMHFLPNVEVVCDVCKGRRFNKETLDIHYKEKNISDVLNMTIEEAVEFFKDIPFIYDKLKVLNEVGLGYLTLGQPATTLSGGESQRIKLSRELSKQGTVKTLYLLDEPTTGLHYDDIKKLMILLQKLVSQGNTVMVIEHNLDFIKCADWIIDLGPEGGDEGGKVVGEGTPEELSKMPTWTGKYLKRVFKNV
- a CDS encoding phosphoglycerate kinase produces the protein MNNLRNVDVKGKKVLVRVDFNAPLTKEGEVSDNFRIKKAIPTLEYLRTKEAKVIVITHLGQPKGKDLKYSIRPIARRLWELMGGRIKFINDTIGKAVEKEISQMKEGDVIVLENLRFYKGEEENSEEFSRQLARLGDIFVQDGFGVCHRSHSSMIGITKFLPSYPGLLLEEEIRVLSNALVSPDRPLVSIIGGAKVSTKTRVIERLLDKSDYLLLGGKIANSLLVAKGQCIKDLLSSDEENLMEIVKGIDLTSPKLHLPIDGIMALNNFDEEYSRVGAVGTVRREEGIFDIGPETVEKYIAILSEAKTIIWNGPLGLFEKKPFDKGTVDIAKMIGAINSQVFSIIGGGETVEAIQQLGIEDQFDHISTGGGAMLDFMAGKDLPGIMALEENSNKKKDVED
- the uvrB gene encoding excinuclease ABC subunit UvrB, with translation MDFKLKGEMKPKGDQPQAIEKLVQGLKQGMGKQTLLGVTGSGKTFTIANVIDKVQKPTLVISHNKTLAAQLCNEFREFFPDNAVEYFVSYYDYYQPETYMVHTDTYIEKEAQINEEIDRLRHACTQALMTRKDVIIVCSVSCIYGLGSPDEYKKVMHIFKKGEKISRKEVVRKLIDLQFERTNEDLFLGKFRLRGQVLEIMPVSQKVIYRMSISDKIDSIELIDPIRRNVLEEVDEISLFAAKHYVLNDETKKEALKEIREELEERLKFFEREGKLLEHERLKRRVNYDLEMIENIGYCQGIENYSRHFDGRKLGQPPFTLIDYFKAADPDFLTVIDESHVTVPQIGGMYFGDKSRKKSLIDYGFRLESAYDNRPLQYSEFEALTKRKIYVSATPKEEELSQSEQIVEQIVRPTGLIDPEVIIRPITAKGGDSQIDDLIKRIEDQVSIKERTLVTTLTKRMAEDLTDYLEKKKIKVKYLHSDIKTLERIDTITELRRGSIDVIVGVNLLREGLDIPEVSLVAVLDADKEGFLRNETSLIQTIGRAARNVNGRVVLYADNITKSIEKAVSETARRREIQLEYNKEYGITPKTIEKSIKNILEQFGLTSKQLKSKKRNQKILEMDLEGDARSIKEILKDKKLKMKEAADKLEFELAAILRDEINQLEKEVKKK